CACAGGAATTTCGGTGTATATCCTGGGTATCGAAGACAAAAAATACTTGGCCGAAAAGTATGGTACAGCCATCGGCAAAGCGAGCGTGACGGGCTATTGTATCAAGTTCAAAACGCTCAAAGTGATCAACATGGAGGTACTAGAAGCCGCAATACGTGATGGATTTGAGCAAGACAAAATTTCCTGAGAGATTTCAAGCCATCATCAGGCTGATGGTGCTAGTTGTCGCCCTGTTGTTTGCCAAGGTCGTTTCGGCGCAGGTGCAGCCGTTGACCGCGACCCAGGCCCCGGCGGGTCCACTCGCTCTCGCTCTCCCACTCACTCTCTCACTCCCGAGCTCATCCCCCACGTGGGTCGATTCGCTGGACGATTATGCCCGCAACGCCTTCCTCCCCGCCAAAAAGTACAACTGGACCTGGCAACAGTCGGCCTTGCTGCGGGCGATGACGGCCCAATACGATCAGCAAATTGGTCCGAATCCAGAGCTTTACCTCAACTACGTGCGCACGGCCATCGACAAGTCCATGGATGCTGCTTGGGTCGGTCACAACCCCAACAGCGTCGCTTCCGGTGCCGGATTGGCTTGGCTCGCGCGGGTCACGGGCGAAGCGAAATACCGTACTGCTGCCGAGCAGCTCTACCAAAAATACCTTCAAATTCCGCGTTTTCCCAATGGTGCGATCTGGCATCTGCGCCGCTTCGCCGAATTGTGGGACGATACGATCTTCATGGTCGGCACCTATTTGCTGGAAATGTACCTGCTCACGGAAGATGAAAAATACCTCGACGAATTGCTCCTGCAAGTCCAAACCCACCGCGAAAAGCTGCAAATCACCGATTCCAATGCGCCGGGCGCCGGCCTTTGGGTGCACGGCTGGGACGGCGACGACAAGGACCATTGCCGGCTCTGCAGTCAGCAACATTGGGACGAAAACGCAGCCCACCGCAGCACCGAAATCTGGGGCCGCGGCAACGGCTGGGTCATCGTGACGCTCACGCAAGTGGTCGCATCCATCCCCAAAACCCATCCCCATTGGCCAACATTTGCGGGCTATTTGAAGGAAATGCTCGTTCATCTCCCCGAATTGCAAGACAGCGCCACAGGACATTGGTTTCAGCTACCCGTTTACCCGCACGTGGAAGGCAACTACATCGAAAGTTCCTGCACTGCGATGTTTGGCTACGG
This genomic window from Bacteroidota bacterium contains:
- a CDS encoding glycoside hydrolase family 88 protein, which encodes MVLVVALLFAKVVSAQVQPLTATQAPAGPLALALPLTLSLPSSSPTWVDSLDDYARNAFLPAKKYNWTWQQSALLRAMTAQYDQQIGPNPELYLNYVRTAIDKSMDAAWVGHNPNSVASGAGLAWLARVTGEAKYRTAAEQLYQKYLQIPRFPNGAIWHLRRFAELWDDTIFMVGTYLLEMYLLTEDEKYLDELLLQVQTHREKLQITDSNAPGAGLWVHGWDGDDKDHCRLCSQQHWDENAAHRSTEIWGRGNGWVIVTLTQVVASIPKTHPHWPTFAGYLKEMLVHLPELQDSATGHWFQLPVYPHVEGNYIESSCTAMFGYGIAGALRLGIVEGEPYQASVERAYTGLRKHSMEVNRKGWLTTQNVCQGTCIGDQTYYFKRKAEHETTFGVGMFLLLGRGCERR